TGAAAAAAACTGGAACATATCAAGACAAATACACTAGTGATGATGACAAAGCTTTTCTGCCTTCGGTTAAAAATTCTCTTTAAACCTTTTGAAGCAGCCCAAAGCATAAACAGTGTATTAGGCAGAATGATGACAAGCCATAAAGACACTGCCAGAAATTCAAATCTTTCCAGGTTTGGAAACTGAACTATTTTAAACATCGACAGTGTTGCCCATATAGTTTTTTCGAGTTGCTCGCCGCTATAATATCCCACTGCAACAACGGTAACGGCAAAAATTAGAGCGAATGTGAAAAAAACTCCGAGTTGAGCGTATTTATGCACTCTCTGTTTGTCACGAATATATGGGTAAACGAATAACAACATCTCCAACCCTAAAACTGTGAAAGAAGTCTTATATGCACCTAACAGCAATTCCTTTGGAGAAGCTTCCAAGATTGGGAAAAAATTAGTCCAATCCATGTATCGCACAGGTACTACTAACATGAAGATGAGCCAAATAGTTAAAAAAAATCCTAAAAAACTTACTCCAACGATGGTCTTAATTCCTCCATATACTCCATAAATGGAAATCAAGAGTAATATTAAGACAATCGCCCATGTTTCTAAATCTGGAAAAATCCAAGCCTGTACAATTTCCGTATAGCCTAAAAGAATCGCCATCAGACCAGCTAAAAGATAGAGAACTATAATAAAATTAACTATGTTCCCTATCCACTTTCCAAATAGTAACTTATGTATTTGAAACAAGTCTTTCGTTTCAAAAGTTTTGAGTATATAACACATAGCATAAACAACTACTGCCATCCCTATATAGCTGATGATGATGGATATCCACGCATCCTGGCCAGCTTCAAGGAAGATGATACGTTGTATACCAGCGATTCCAACACCTGTTTGGTTTGTGTGGACAATAAAGAACACCAAATATGCAGATAGTACGACAGAATTCTTCTTATTAGCAGTATTCATCATTACTTCACCTTATTCATCTATGTCCTGGGATCTTTGATGACGAAAAGAAAAAAATCCTTTCTTATCCGGATTGGTCCTTAATAGATGGATTGGCATCCGAAAAATGGTATTTAATGCATGCTCTTTATCGAATGGATAAATAGGTTTAAGATATGGCACGCCAATGCTTGTCAAGCGAATTAAGTGAATGAGTAAAAAACATAGCCCAAGACTTATCCCAATTCCTCCCCATATACCTGCTAGAATTAAAATTGGAAATCTTATCACCCTCACTGCAGTACCCATTAAATAACTTGGTGCAGTAAAGGAACCAAGAGCGCTTAGAGCTACAACGATAATGAGAATATTACTAGTAAATCCTGCTTCCACCGCTGCTTGTCCTAGTACAATACCTCCAACTATACCCATTGTTTGCCCCACTTTAGTAGGTAGCCGGGCTCCTGCTTCTCTAAGCAATTCAATCATTATTTCTAATAATAATGCTTCAAAAATAGGAGTAAACGGTACTTTTGATCTTGATTCCCCAAGGGAAACCAACAATGTAGACGGGATCATTTCATAATGGTATGTAATGATGGCAACATATGCTGGAGTAAGAATAACAGAAAGAAACATGGTCAAATATCGTAAGAACCTGATAAAACTTCCCATGTTCCAACGCATATAAACATCTTCTGTCGATTCAAAGAAATTAAAAAGTGAAGCAGGTCCAAGCAGTACCATCGGACTCCTGTCCACAAATACTGCAACCATTCCTCTTTCTACGCTGTATGTCACCCTATCAGGCAGCTCTGTTTGAACATACTGCGGAAAGATGGAATAGCTGTTGTCCTCAATTAATTGAGCCAACACAGAAGTATCAAGAATATCATTTACTTGTAACGAGTTAATTTGACTCCGAATTGATTGGATTATTTCCTCGTCTGCCATCCCTTTTAAGTAAACGATTCTTATTTCCGCCTCATTCTTTTTGCCTACAGTCAATTTTTCTGTACAAAGGTCTTCAGAGATTATATTTTGTCTA
This window of the Sutcliffiella horikoshii genome carries:
- a CDS encoding GerAB/ArcD/ProY family transporter, giving the protein MMNTANKKNSVVLSAYLVFFIVHTNQTGVGIAGIQRIIFLEAGQDAWISIIISYIGMAVVVYAMCYILKTFETKDLFQIHKLLFGKWIGNIVNFIIVLYLLAGLMAILLGYTEIVQAWIFPDLETWAIVLILLLISIYGVYGGIKTIVGVSFLGFFLTIWLIFMLVVPVRYMDWTNFFPILEASPKELLLGAYKTSFTVLGLEMLLFVYPYIRDKQRVHKYAQLGVFFTFALIFAVTVVAVGYYSGEQLEKTIWATLSMFKIVQFPNLERFEFLAVSLWLVIILPNTLFMLWAASKGLKRIFNRRQKSFVIITSVFVLICSSFFQKRANINEFVDFVGLFGFYSIFVYPIPLAVIVWIWKKTKGGDKSR
- a CDS encoding spore germination protein produces the protein MKKRNLTTYDIGDLQEHFKKTFHNSPDLFFYEMKRGDSSILFIYLKNLVDLTVLNQTILPSIINNTKESSVDFKKLIYQLPTTLAKLTDDMEEITYKLLEGNIFLFSPNAEKGLLINLEKKVERGLEKAETESLVFGPKISFTESLSTNISIIRQNIISEDLCTEKLTVGKKNEAEIRIVYLKGMADEEIIQSIRSQINSLQVNDILDTSVLAQLIEDNSYSIFPQYVQTELPDRVTYSVERGMVAVFVDRSPMVLLGPASLFNFFESTEDVYMRWNMGSFIRFLRYLTMFLSVILTPAYVAIITYHYEMIPSTLLVSLGESRSKVPFTPIFEALLLEIMIELLREAGARLPTKVGQTMGIVGGIVLGQAAVEAGFTSNILIIVVALSALGSFTAPSYLMGTAVRVIRFPILILAGIWGGIGISLGLCFLLIHLIRLTSIGVPYLKPIYPFDKEHALNTIFRMPIHLLRTNPDKKGFFSFRHQRSQDIDE